The following proteins come from a genomic window of Solwaraspora sp. WMMA2065:
- the folP gene encoding dihydropteroate synthase produces the protein MTDLLRPARPVVMGVLNVTPDSFSDGGRYADLDAAVAHGVRLHRDGADLIDVGGESTRPGAVRIDAATEVARVLPVVRALAAAGVPMSIDTTRAAVAAAALAAGAAVVNDVSGGLADPRMAEVVADAGCPWILMHWRGHSDRMQDLAHYRDVVGEVRAELAARIDAALTAGVAADRLVVDPGLGFAKRAEHNWQLTVRLPELLDLGCPLLFAASRKSYLGQLLADPAGQPRPVDQRAAATTATSLLAVAAGAWGVRVHDVRDTVDALAVWQASGRPRIVPDADDPPGSRR, from the coding sequence GTGACCGATCTGCTGCGGCCGGCCCGGCCGGTCGTGATGGGCGTTCTCAACGTCACGCCTGACTCCTTTTCCGACGGTGGGCGGTACGCCGACCTCGACGCCGCCGTCGCCCACGGCGTCCGGCTGCACCGCGACGGCGCCGACCTGATCGACGTCGGCGGTGAGTCGACCCGGCCGGGAGCGGTGCGGATCGACGCCGCGACCGAGGTGGCCCGGGTGCTTCCGGTCGTCCGGGCGCTCGCCGCCGCCGGCGTACCGATGAGCATCGACACCACCCGGGCAGCGGTCGCCGCCGCCGCGCTGGCCGCCGGGGCGGCGGTGGTGAACGACGTCTCCGGCGGTCTGGCGGATCCACGGATGGCCGAGGTGGTCGCCGACGCCGGCTGCCCGTGGATTCTGATGCACTGGCGTGGGCACTCCGACCGGATGCAGGACCTGGCGCACTATCGCGACGTGGTCGGCGAGGTCCGCGCCGAGCTGGCCGCCCGGATCGACGCCGCACTGACCGCCGGGGTGGCCGCCGACCGGCTCGTCGTCGACCCCGGTCTCGGCTTCGCCAAGCGGGCCGAGCACAACTGGCAGCTCACCGTCCGCCTGCCCGAACTGCTCGACCTCGGTTGCCCGTTGCTCTTCGCCGCCAGTCGCAAGTCCTACCTGGGCCAACTGCTCGCCGACCCGGCAGGCCAGCCACGGCCGGTCGACCAACGGGCCGCAGCGACCACCGCCACCAGTCTGCTGGCGGTCGCCGCCGGCGCCTGGGGGGTCCGGGTACACGACGTCCGGGACACCGTCGACGCGCTGGCGGTGTGGCAGGCCAGCGGGCGTCCCCGGATCGTCCCGGACGCCGACGATCCGCCGGGGAGCCGTCGATGA
- the folB gene encoding dihydroneopterin aldolase, whose protein sequence is MTDHQPAAAPSPDPGAARPSTTDRIVLTGLRAHGRHGVYPQERAAGQDFVVDVELTVDLTSAAASDDVTDTVHYGELADRLVAIVSGEPVNLIETLADRLAVQCLADHRVHSVTVTVHKPQAPIAHRFTDVAVVLTRSRP, encoded by the coding sequence ATGACCGACCACCAGCCCGCCGCAGCGCCGTCGCCCGACCCGGGGGCCGCGCGGCCGTCGACGACCGACCGGATCGTGCTGACCGGGCTACGCGCCCACGGCCGGCACGGCGTCTACCCGCAGGAACGCGCCGCCGGGCAGGACTTCGTCGTCGACGTCGAGCTCACCGTCGACCTCACGTCGGCGGCTGCCTCGGACGACGTCACCGACACCGTGCATTACGGCGAGCTGGCCGACCGGCTCGTCGCGATCGTCAGCGGCGAGCCGGTGAACCTGATCGAGACGCTGGCCGACCGGCTGGCCGTCCAGTGCCTGGCCGACCACCGGGTCCACTCGGTCACGGTGACCGTGCACAAGCCGCAGGCGCCGATTGCACACCGGTTCACCGACGTCGCGGTCGTGCTGACCCGGAGCCGACCATGA
- the folK gene encoding 2-amino-4-hydroxy-6-hydroxymethyldihydropteridine diphosphokinase: MTRAVLALGSNLGDRYGCLRAAVRSLDDVLLVVSGVYETPPWGDPAQPDYLNAVALVADPGAAPADWLDRCRSLERAAGRVRDPDRPYGPRSLDADVVAVWTDDDVPVFSDDPELVLPHPRARLRAFVLRPWIDVQPYGQLPGHGWLTDLLNHDPVAGDLLELRPRPDLPLESTQ, from the coding sequence GTGACCCGGGCGGTCCTGGCGCTGGGCAGCAACCTCGGTGACCGGTACGGGTGCTTGCGCGCGGCGGTGCGGTCGCTGGACGACGTACTGCTGGTCGTCTCCGGGGTCTACGAGACCCCGCCGTGGGGCGACCCGGCGCAGCCCGACTACCTCAACGCGGTCGCGCTGGTGGCCGACCCGGGCGCCGCGCCGGCCGATTGGCTCGACCGGTGCCGCAGCCTCGAACGGGCCGCCGGCCGGGTGCGGGATCCGGACCGGCCGTACGGGCCACGCAGCCTGGATGCGGACGTCGTCGCGGTCTGGACCGACGACGACGTCCCGGTGTTCAGCGACGATCCTGAGCTGGTGCTGCCCCATCCCCGGGCGCGGCTGCGGGCGTTCGTGCTGCGACCGTGGATCGACGTCCAGCCGTACGGCCAACTGCCCGGCCACGGCTGGCTGACCGACCTGCTCAACCACGATCCGGTCGCCGGGGACCTGCTCGAACTGCGCCCCCGACCGGATCTGCCGCTAGAGTCGACCCAGTGA
- a CDS encoding DUF3180 domain-containing protein, with product MGPTRLSTLVVAALAAAAVGWLVISSWYVRMPVLPWLPSVTLAALAVFEGYAALNTRARVDRQPGHDPVNPLLAARFVVLAKASSLAGAIFAGFYAGLVLWLFIQPTRAASNDLPAAGSGLVAAVALVAAALWLERACRVPDRPEDSDTPDQPAD from the coding sequence ATGGGGCCTACCAGGTTGTCCACCCTGGTGGTGGCGGCGCTGGCCGCCGCGGCGGTCGGCTGGCTGGTCATCAGCAGCTGGTACGTACGGATGCCGGTCCTACCCTGGCTACCCTCCGTGACGCTGGCGGCATTGGCCGTGTTCGAAGGGTACGCGGCGCTGAACACTCGGGCCCGGGTCGACCGCCAGCCCGGGCACGACCCGGTCAACCCGCTGCTCGCCGCCCGTTTCGTGGTGCTGGCCAAGGCGTCCTCCCTCGCCGGTGCGATCTTCGCCGGCTTCTATGCCGGTCTGGTGCTGTGGCTGTTCATCCAGCCGACCCGGGCGGCAAGCAACGACCTGCCGGCCGCTGGCAGCGGTTTGGTCGCTGCGGTCGCGCTGGTCGCGGCGGCGCTCTGGCTGGAGCGGGCCTGCCGGGTCCCGGACCGCCCGGAGGACTCCGACACCCCGGACCAGCCGGCCGACTGA
- a CDS encoding ABC transporter permease: MAYDDSPYRRRNASTSDPTGHHPPGDTRYGDTRYGDTRYGDTRYGDTRYPAAEPGRRGPAGYSTSSFSTVADFSTAGGSITADSAATGNSSAAADQATRNSATTRHSRRRRASTALDDVFDDPYHGERGRDRLGVHFIWELILLLVVGGIGYLLYRVDPGLTTAGTRDPLLVYATGLGLFALAAGVTLRAGAPNLAIGPVAVAAALHFAENGDNGVVPVLVTGIIWAVVLGAGTALLVAGLQVPGWAGSLVAACVAVVFIQQRSGPVDLQGAFDPTGQAFVLFGGFVVLALLGGSLGTIKSIRRGVGRFRPVADPADRRGGVAALVTSGALILSMVFAVVGGVLLAAVGNGPVSPSVGLEWTAVAIGAALLGGTSVFGRRGGVFGTVLAVIGLTLFIRYAELRDLDIALYATGAVAVVVGLTVTRLVETFGRPRSTSVDDAGEAQEAEQTAGESAGESEPVHYDGRPADWPEHAQAGSGWPSDPPTGGQQSWSASLPAQPAPARDRWDTSDSWGADDQWGTDSR, from the coding sequence ATGGCGTACGACGATTCGCCTTATCGCCGGCGGAACGCGAGCACCTCGGATCCGACCGGCCACCATCCGCCCGGCGACACCCGCTACGGCGACACCCGCTACGGCGACACCCGCTACGGCGACACCCGCTACGGCGACACGCGGTATCCGGCGGCCGAGCCTGGTCGTCGCGGCCCGGCCGGCTACTCGACAAGTTCCTTCTCCACCGTTGCGGACTTCTCCACGGCCGGAGGCTCCATCACCGCGGACTCCGCCGCGACCGGGAACTCGTCCGCTGCTGCGGACCAGGCGACACGCAACTCCGCCACCACCCGGCACAGCCGTCGCCGACGGGCGTCCACGGCGCTCGACGACGTCTTCGACGACCCCTACCACGGCGAACGCGGCCGGGACCGGCTCGGCGTGCACTTCATCTGGGAACTGATCCTGCTGCTGGTGGTCGGCGGGATCGGCTACCTGCTCTACCGGGTCGACCCGGGTCTCACCACCGCCGGCACCCGCGATCCGCTGCTGGTCTACGCAACCGGGCTCGGCCTGTTCGCGCTCGCCGCCGGGGTCACGCTGCGCGCCGGGGCGCCGAACCTGGCCATCGGGCCGGTGGCGGTGGCCGCCGCGCTGCACTTCGCCGAGAACGGCGACAACGGCGTGGTGCCGGTGCTGGTCACCGGCATCATCTGGGCGGTGGTGCTCGGTGCGGGGACGGCGCTGCTGGTCGCTGGCCTGCAGGTGCCCGGTTGGGCAGGCAGCCTGGTTGCCGCCTGTGTGGCGGTCGTCTTCATCCAGCAGCGGTCCGGCCCGGTCGACCTGCAGGGTGCCTTCGACCCGACCGGCCAGGCGTTCGTGCTCTTCGGTGGCTTCGTCGTGCTGGCGCTGCTCGGTGGATCCCTCGGCACGATCAAGTCGATCCGGCGGGGGGTCGGGCGGTTCCGACCGGTCGCCGACCCGGCCGACCGGCGGGGCGGCGTCGCCGCACTGGTCACCAGCGGTGCGCTGATCCTGTCGATGGTCTTCGCGGTCGTCGGCGGGGTGCTGCTGGCCGCCGTCGGCAACGGCCCGGTCAGCCCGTCGGTGGGGCTGGAGTGGACAGCGGTGGCGATCGGCGCGGCGCTGCTCGGCGGGACCAGCGTCTTCGGCCGCCGGGGCGGTGTCTTCGGGACCGTGTTGGCGGTGATCGGCCTGACCCTCTTCATCAGGTACGCCGAGCTGCGTGACCTCGACATCGCGCTGTACGCCACCGGCGCCGTCGCGGTGGTGGTCGGGCTGACGGTGACCCGTCTGGTGGAGACGTTCGGCCGGCCACGGTCGACCTCGGTCGACGACGCCGGCGAAGCCCAGGAAGCCGAGCAGACCGCAGGCGAGTCGGCTGGTGAATCCGAGCCGGTCCACTACGACGGTCGGCCGGCGGACTGGCCGGAGCATGCCCAGGCCGGCTCCGGCTGGCCGTCCGACCCGCCCACCGGCGGCCAGCAGTCCTGGTCTGCCTCCCTGCCCGCCCAGCCGGCGCCGGCCCGGGACCGCTGGGATACCAGCGACAGCTGGGGCGCCGACGACCAATGGGGCACCGACAGTCGCTGA
- a CDS encoding ABC transporter ATP-binding protein, translated as MDGTVRDTDADGAAAITLTDIGKQFPDGTRAVQSLSLEIPAGQLVVLIGPSGCGKSTVLRMINRLIEPTTGRIMLGDEDVTQVDPVRLRRRIGYVIQHVGLFPHQTIRANVGTVPRLLGWQRDRIRRRADELLDLVGLEPGRYGKRYPHELSGGQRQRVGVARALAADPVVLLMDEPFSAVDPIARGRLQEEFLRLQAEVRKTIVLVTHDLDEAVRLGDRIAVLSEGGRLEQYAAPAELLGGPASPFVTEFVGADRAIRRLAVTPVSRELLDDDPRAPDPAGLPTLALGTSLYDALARLLVSGAEHARVVDDADQPVGVVSRRRILDAG; from the coding sequence GTGGACGGTACCGTGCGGGACACCGACGCCGACGGAGCGGCGGCGATCACCTTGACCGACATCGGCAAGCAGTTCCCGGACGGGACACGCGCCGTACAGAGCCTTTCCCTGGAGATCCCCGCCGGCCAGTTGGTGGTGTTGATCGGCCCGTCCGGCTGCGGCAAGTCCACCGTGCTCCGGATGATCAACAGGCTGATCGAGCCGACGACCGGGCGGATCATGCTCGGCGACGAGGACGTCACCCAGGTCGACCCGGTGCGGCTGCGCCGCCGGATCGGATACGTGATCCAGCACGTGGGGCTCTTCCCGCACCAGACGATCCGGGCCAACGTCGGCACGGTCCCCCGGCTGCTCGGCTGGCAGCGGGACCGGATCCGGCGCCGCGCCGACGAACTTCTCGACCTGGTCGGGCTGGAACCGGGCCGGTACGGCAAGCGCTACCCGCACGAACTGTCCGGCGGGCAACGCCAGCGGGTCGGCGTCGCCCGGGCACTGGCCGCCGACCCGGTCGTCCTGCTGATGGATGAGCCGTTCTCCGCGGTCGACCCGATCGCCCGCGGCCGGCTGCAGGAGGAGTTCCTCCGCCTGCAGGCCGAGGTACGCAAGACGATCGTGCTGGTCACCCACGATCTGGACGAGGCGGTACGGCTGGGCGACCGGATCGCCGTACTGTCCGAAGGCGGCCGGCTTGAGCAGTATGCGGCACCGGCCGAACTGCTCGGCGGGCCGGCGTCCCCGTTCGTGACCGAGTTCGTCGGCGCCGACCGGGCGATCCGCCGGCTCGCGGTCACCCCGGTGAGCCGCGAACTGCTCGACGACGACCCGAGGGCTCCGGATCCGGCCGGGCTGCCCACCCTCGCCCTGGGTACCTCGCTCTACGACGCGCTGGCCCGGTTGCTGGTCAGCGGCGCGGAGCACGCCCGGGTGGTCGACGACGCCGACCAGCCGGTCGGCGTGGTGAGCCGACGCCGGATCCTCGACGCCGGCTGA
- a CDS encoding ABC transporter permease, giving the protein MSFHLLADRADPGNPWFSGQYVRDNWSTIVAALTEHVTLTVQAVLIAALLAVPLAVVAYWFRSLTGPILALTGVLYTIPSLALLAFIAPYVGATNPASVLIALVLYALLLVVRNSLAGLSQVPAATIEAADGMGYGRFGRLLRIELPLALPGIMTGLRLATVSTVALVTIGSLIGYGGLGDLIFSGFRNNFYKAQILTGTLLSVALALLLDLLLAGAGRLLTPWARRVAP; this is encoded by the coding sequence GTGTCCTTCCACCTGCTCGCCGACCGGGCTGATCCGGGTAACCCGTGGTTCTCCGGTCAGTACGTACGGGACAACTGGTCGACGATCGTCGCCGCGTTGACCGAACACGTCACCCTGACGGTACAGGCGGTGCTGATCGCCGCGCTGCTGGCGGTGCCGCTGGCGGTGGTCGCGTACTGGTTCCGGTCGCTGACCGGGCCGATCCTCGCCCTCACCGGCGTGCTCTACACCATCCCGTCGCTGGCGTTGCTGGCCTTCATCGCGCCCTACGTCGGCGCGACCAATCCCGCGTCGGTGCTGATCGCCCTGGTGCTGTACGCGCTGCTGCTGGTCGTGCGCAACTCGCTGGCCGGGCTGAGCCAGGTGCCGGCGGCGACCATCGAGGCCGCCGACGGGATGGGGTACGGCCGGTTCGGTCGACTGCTGCGCATCGAACTGCCGTTGGCGCTGCCCGGCATCATGACCGGCTTGCGGCTGGCCACGGTCTCCACAGTCGCGCTGGTCACCATCGGCTCGCTGATCGGCTATGGCGGCCTCGGCGACCTGATCTTCAGCGGCTTCCGGAACAACTTCTACAAAGCCCAGATCCTCACCGGTACGCTGCTGAGCGTGGCGCTGGCCCTGCTGCTCGACCTGCTCTTGGCGGGTGCCGGACGGCTGCTGACGCCCTGGGCCCGGCGGGTCGCCCCGTGA
- a CDS encoding ABC transporter permease, translated as MSRQSVAANPVEQAVTWLNDPLNWTNPGGVLDRLGEHLTISAAAVAVGCLVAWPVGLWLGHTGRGGGLVVLVSNLTLAVPTIALLSILPLTFLGFGKPPVILALAVFAVPPLLANAFTGIRQVDPQVREAARGMGLSGWQVLRRVELPLAVPYLAAGFRTAAVQVVATAALAAFVNGGGLGQIISAGFGLGISIGGGQILAGGLLVATLALVTEGLLAVLERAFTPRPLRRTGRRANEQTSAVGSG; from the coding sequence GTGAGCCGGCAGAGTGTGGCGGCGAACCCGGTCGAGCAGGCGGTGACCTGGCTCAACGACCCACTCAACTGGACCAACCCCGGTGGTGTGCTGGACCGCCTCGGTGAGCACCTGACCATCTCGGCCGCCGCGGTCGCGGTCGGCTGCCTGGTGGCCTGGCCGGTCGGACTGTGGCTCGGGCACACCGGCCGGGGCGGCGGCCTGGTGGTGCTGGTGTCGAACCTGACGCTGGCGGTGCCGACCATCGCCCTGCTGTCCATTCTGCCGCTGACCTTCCTGGGCTTCGGCAAGCCGCCGGTGATCCTGGCGTTGGCGGTGTTCGCCGTACCACCGCTGCTGGCCAACGCGTTCACCGGGATCCGGCAGGTCGATCCGCAGGTGCGGGAGGCGGCTCGGGGGATGGGACTGTCCGGCTGGCAGGTGCTGCGCCGGGTCGAGTTGCCGCTCGCGGTGCCGTACCTGGCGGCCGGGTTCCGGACCGCGGCGGTGCAGGTGGTGGCGACGGCGGCGCTGGCGGCGTTCGTCAACGGCGGAGGTCTCGGGCAGATCATCAGTGCGGGCTTCGGACTGGGCATCTCGATCGGCGGCGGCCAGATCCTCGCCGGCGGTCTGTTGGTGGCGACCTTGGCGCTGGTCACTGAAGGGTTGCTGGCGGTGCTCGAACGGGCGTTCACTCCGCGGCCGCTGCGCCGGACCGGCCGGCGGGCGAACGAGCAGACCAGCGCGGTCGGCTCGGGTTGA
- a CDS encoding glycine betaine ABC transporter substrate-binding protein gives MCRARRTRGRPDGGAPGHRRRAIMHARTRIALSAVGALTAAGFLAACGEAGSSGTEAPDAGASGAGCAPVAGDQLVVLTDDKKLQNTDNIVPAVNADAASPQVIAALNRVSAALDTEKLIGLNRAVDVDRQTPQAAAEEFAAAEGLTDGIETGPGGELIVGAANFSESETLGELYRIVLTAAGYDVTVQQIGNRELYEPALETGEIQVVPEYAATMADFINNKVAGENAPAISSPDLDETMTGLREVGEQVGIVFGEASAAQDQNAFAVTSAFADEYGVSTLSDLAEKCSGTATVLGGPPECPQRPKCQEGLVEVYDFRAGEFSSLDAGGPQTKTALTTGEISVGLVFSSDGALATG, from the coding sequence ATGTGCCGCGCCCGTCGGACACGCGGCCGGCCCGATGGGGGCGCGCCGGGACACAGGAGGCGGGCAATCATGCATGCACGGACACGTATCGCCCTGAGCGCGGTCGGCGCGCTCACCGCGGCGGGTTTCCTCGCCGCATGTGGCGAGGCGGGGTCATCCGGCACCGAGGCGCCGGATGCCGGCGCGTCCGGTGCCGGCTGCGCACCGGTAGCCGGCGACCAGCTGGTGGTGCTGACTGACGACAAGAAGCTGCAGAACACCGACAACATCGTGCCGGCGGTCAACGCCGACGCGGCATCGCCGCAGGTCATCGCCGCCCTGAACAGGGTGTCGGCAGCGTTGGACACCGAGAAGCTGATCGGGCTCAACCGGGCGGTCGACGTCGACCGTCAGACGCCGCAGGCCGCGGCCGAGGAGTTCGCCGCCGCCGAGGGCCTGACCGACGGTATCGAGACCGGACCGGGCGGTGAGTTGATCGTCGGCGCGGCCAACTTCAGTGAAAGCGAGACCTTGGGCGAGTTGTACCGGATCGTGCTGACGGCGGCGGGCTACGACGTCACCGTGCAGCAGATCGGCAACCGTGAGCTGTACGAGCCGGCGCTGGAGACCGGGGAGATCCAGGTGGTGCCGGAGTACGCGGCCACCATGGCGGACTTCATCAACAACAAGGTCGCGGGGGAGAACGCGCCGGCGATCTCGTCGCCGGACCTGGACGAGACGATGACCGGGCTCCGCGAGGTCGGCGAGCAGGTCGGCATCGTCTTCGGCGAGGCGTCTGCGGCACAGGACCAGAACGCGTTCGCGGTGACCAGTGCCTTCGCCGACGAGTACGGCGTCAGTACGCTTTCCGACCTGGCGGAGAAATGCTCCGGTACGGCGACCGTCCTGGGCGGTCCGCCGGAGTGCCCGCAGCGTCCCAAGTGCCAGGAAGGGCTGGTCGAGGTGTACGACTTCCGGGCCGGGGAGTTCAGCTCGCTTGACGCCGGTGGGCCGCAGACCAAGACCGCGTTGACCACCGGCGAGATCAGTGTCGGTCTGGTGTTCTCGTCGGACGGAGCGTTGGCGACCGGCTGA
- a CDS encoding NADH-quinone oxidoreductase subunit D — translation MDTDTGSPPPAGSADGLRQLTVGTGAGLDTADMVLNIGPQHPSTHGVLRLKLVLDGERVVSCEPVIGYMHRGAEKLFEVRDYRQIIMLANRHDWLSAFANELGVALAVERMMGIEVPQRATWLRTALAELNRVLNHLMFLGSYPLEIGALTPVFYSFRERETLQAVLEEVSGGRMHYMFNRVGGLKEEVPAGWTSRAREAIGQVEARMPDLDRLIRRNEIFLARTVGVGVLDAATAAAFGASGPVARASGLDLDLRRDEPYLAYGELDVPVVTRRAGDCHARFEVLLDQVYASLDLARRCLDRVDQLSGPVNVRLPKVVKAPEGHTYAWTENPLGVNGYYLVSRGEKTPWRLKLRTASYANVQALATLIPGSLVPDLVAILGSMFFVVGDIDK, via the coding sequence ATGGACACCGACACCGGTTCGCCGCCCCCGGCCGGGTCGGCCGACGGACTCCGCCAGCTGACCGTCGGCACCGGCGCCGGGCTGGACACCGCCGACATGGTGCTCAACATCGGCCCACAGCACCCGTCCACGCACGGCGTACTCCGGCTCAAGCTGGTCCTCGACGGCGAGCGGGTGGTCTCCTGCGAGCCGGTGATCGGCTACATGCACCGCGGCGCCGAGAAGCTGTTCGAGGTCCGCGACTACCGGCAGATCATCATGCTGGCCAACCGGCACGACTGGCTGTCCGCGTTCGCCAACGAGCTGGGGGTGGCGCTCGCCGTCGAACGGATGATGGGCATCGAGGTGCCACAGCGGGCCACCTGGCTGCGGACCGCGCTGGCCGAACTGAACCGGGTGCTCAACCACCTGATGTTCCTCGGCTCGTATCCACTGGAGATCGGCGCGCTCACCCCGGTGTTCTACTCGTTCCGGGAGCGGGAGACGCTGCAGGCCGTGCTGGAGGAGGTCTCCGGCGGCCGGATGCACTACATGTTCAACCGGGTGGGCGGCCTCAAGGAGGAGGTGCCGGCCGGCTGGACCAGCCGGGCCCGGGAAGCGATCGGCCAGGTCGAGGCCAGGATGCCCGACCTGGACCGGCTGATCCGGCGCAACGAGATCTTCCTCGCCCGTACGGTCGGGGTCGGGGTGCTCGACGCGGCGACGGCCGCCGCGTTCGGTGCCTCCGGGCCGGTCGCCCGGGCCAGCGGGCTGGACCTGGACCTGCGCCGCGACGAGCCGTACCTCGCCTACGGTGAACTGGACGTGCCGGTGGTCACCCGCCGGGCCGGCGACTGCCACGCCCGGTTCGAGGTGCTGCTCGACCAGGTGTACGCCTCGCTCGACCTGGCCCGCCGCTGTCTGGACCGGGTCGACCAGTTGAGCGGGCCGGTCAACGTACGGCTGCCGAAGGTGGTCAAGGCACCCGAGGGCCACACCTACGCGTGGACCGAGAACCCGCTCGGAGTCAACGGCTACTACCTGGTCTCCCGCGGGGAGAAGACCCCGTGGCGGCTCAAGCTGCGGACCGCCTCCTACGCCAATGTGCAGGCGTTGGCGACGCTGATCCCCGGCAGCCTGGTGCCGGATCTGGTGGCGATCCTCGGCTCGATGTTCTTCGTGGTCGGCGACATCGACAAGTGA
- a CDS encoding SAM-dependent methyltransferase: MTWRDAISTALYGPEGFYVTGGTPVPAAHFSTSAQTGTPFARAVLRLLRRVDRLLDHPDPVDLVDVGAGGGELLDAVHRLLADPPGTLADRIRLTGVDPAPRPAGLPEPVAWRTAPPTGTTGLLVATEWLDNVPLDLAVRDGDRLRCLLVDPATGRQHPGRELGAADSAWLARWWPPLPDGAQAEIGRPRDEAWAAAVRTLRRGVAVTVDYGHRYADRPVTGTLTGFRAGRTVAPVPDGSCDLTAHVAIDAVAAAGSAAVGGAGHLLCRQRDALHRLGVHGRRPPLALAGTDPRGYLAALAAASTAAELTDPDGLGGHWWLVQPVGLAVDAESLLV, translated from the coding sequence CTGACCTGGCGGGACGCCATCTCCACCGCGCTGTACGGACCGGAGGGCTTCTATGTGACCGGCGGCACCCCGGTGCCCGCCGCGCACTTTTCGACCAGCGCCCAGACCGGTACGCCGTTCGCCCGGGCGGTGCTGCGGCTGCTGCGCCGGGTCGACCGCCTCCTCGACCACCCGGACCCGGTCGACCTGGTCGACGTCGGAGCCGGCGGCGGTGAACTGCTCGACGCCGTACACCGGCTGCTTGCCGACCCGCCCGGGACGCTTGCCGACCGGATCCGGTTGACCGGCGTCGACCCGGCGCCCCGACCGGCCGGCCTGCCCGAACCGGTCGCCTGGCGGACCGCGCCGCCGACGGGAACCACCGGGCTGCTCGTCGCCACCGAGTGGCTGGACAACGTACCGCTCGATCTGGCCGTCCGCGACGGTGACCGGCTCCGCTGTCTGCTGGTCGACCCGGCAACCGGCCGGCAGCACCCCGGCCGGGAACTCGGCGCCGCCGACTCCGCCTGGCTGGCCCGCTGGTGGCCGCCGCTGCCGGACGGGGCGCAGGCTGAGATCGGTCGCCCCCGCGACGAGGCCTGGGCCGCGGCGGTACGTACCCTGCGCCGGGGCGTCGCCGTGACAGTCGACTACGGCCACCGGTACGCCGACCGCCCGGTCACCGGCACCCTGACCGGTTTCCGGGCCGGCCGTACGGTGGCCCCGGTCCCCGACGGCTCCTGCGACCTCACCGCGCACGTGGCGATCGACGCGGTCGCCGCCGCCGGATCGGCGGCCGTTGGCGGGGCCGGCCACCTGCTGTGCCGGCAGCGGGACGCGCTGCACCGACTCGGGGTGCACGGCCGCCGACCGCCGCTGGCGCTGGCCGGCACCGACCCGCGTGGCTATCTGGCCGCGCTGGCCGCCGCCAGCACCGCCGCCGAACTCACCGACCCGGACGGCCTCGGCGGGCACTGGTGGCTGGTCCAACCCGTCGGGCTGGCCGTCGACGCCGAATCCCTGCTGGTCTGA
- a CDS encoding Rossmann-like and DUF2520 domain-containing protein yields the protein MSASARPAAADVSAARVTDPAVGVVGAGRVGAVLAAALTAAGHRITAVSGAGPASRDRIRRLLPGVQPWPVAEVADAAELLILAVPDDVLPTVVADLVAAGVLRPGQVVAHTSGAHGLAVLAPAAVVGAAPLALHPAMTFTGERGDLDRLPGISYGVTADRPLRPLATRLVAALGGTVEWVAEMDRPLYHAALAHGANHLVTLVNEASDRLRDAGVADPGRVLAPLLRAALDNALAHGDAALTGPVSRGDAGTVARHLDRLADTAAESLPGYLALARRTADRAIAAGRLPAAAAVPLLDVLAGREPVATSGRRREPVR from the coding sequence ATGAGCGCATCGGCGCGCCCGGCGGCGGCGGACGTTTCCGCTGCCCGGGTTACCGACCCTGCTGTCGGGGTCGTGGGCGCCGGCCGGGTAGGCGCGGTGCTCGCCGCTGCCCTGACCGCCGCCGGCCATCGAATCACCGCGGTCTCCGGTGCCGGCCCGGCCAGCCGGGACCGGATCCGCCGGCTGTTGCCCGGCGTCCAGCCCTGGCCGGTGGCCGAGGTCGCCGACGCCGCCGAGCTGCTGATCCTCGCGGTGCCCGACGACGTGCTGCCGACCGTGGTGGCCGACCTGGTGGCGGCCGGCGTACTGCGGCCCGGCCAGGTCGTGGCACACACCTCGGGAGCGCACGGTCTCGCCGTGCTGGCCCCGGCCGCGGTGGTCGGCGCCGCCCCGCTGGCGCTGCACCCGGCGATGACCTTCACCGGCGAGCGCGGCGACCTGGACAGGCTGCCCGGGATCAGCTACGGAGTTACCGCCGACCGGCCGCTGCGGCCGCTGGCCACCCGCTTGGTGGCGGCGCTGGGCGGCACCGTCGAGTGGGTCGCCGAGATGGACCGGCCGCTCTACCACGCCGCCCTGGCGCACGGCGCGAACCACCTGGTCACCCTGGTCAACGAGGCCAGCGACCGGCTGCGCGACGCCGGGGTCGCCGACCCCGGCCGGGTGCTCGCACCGCTGCTGCGCGCCGCCTTGGACAACGCCCTGGCGCACGGCGACGCCGCGCTGACCGGGCCGGTGTCGCGCGGCGACGCCGGCACCGTCGCCCGGCACCTGGACCGGCTGGCTGACACCGCCGCGGAGAGCCTGCCCGGCTATCTGGCGTTGGCCCGGCGTACTGCGGACCGGGCGATCGCCGCCGGCCGGCTGCCGGCGGCCGCTGCGGTGCCGCTGCTCGACGTGCTGGCCGGCCGGGAGCCGGTCGCCACGTCGGGCCGGCGTCGGGAGCCGGTCCGATGA